Proteins encoded in a region of the Eulemur rufifrons isolate Redbay chromosome 15, OSU_ERuf_1, whole genome shotgun sequence genome:
- the ZNF451 gene encoding E3 SUMO-protein ligase ZNF451 isoform X3 has translation MGDPGPEIIESAPPAGPEASESTTDENEDDIQFVSEGPLRPVLEYIDLVSSDDEEPSTSHSHRMPESKVPSSENHRPEMCSSCSVPLPIGDSSSSSGSCSSSPQRIVSQPSSVENPLENQKNDQNNSDIKISETETLNSSQNYQTLPSSPLLVLHESLTSYEVKEDLPIESSSASQNGQDAILYLQTQVAEMSRVIRDLQSRSCFRFHHSRPSENSSVPWDISTSKEENLSTVEEETDCKSPSADDKGQPADPSQSSFTGLLKRMEQRGVIKRVTLQSEAESCEGKPDCVTSKKRLVPPLHPLLRIATTEVFKDPADCHPSSFMGHRVYPVAKDTSPFQPNPPAEGPIVEALEHSKRGNTTSPLDSTSKEMEVMGCRFYHAASIAARAASYMAYMTQYQRKLWEDMEDLVHDPEFDRGKARCIISDGMDAGLWQLCTTRDIMDSVVRVMAMAIDYRRQAWLRLTSLTKKTQEKISHLPFDGTSLFGQDVKAVIAEENSIKENDYKDHNKYYNQHRYFYGHDQKAHYHNRGYSRGDWYKPRNHPYRYRKKGESPERHGYKN, from the exons ataatagAATCTGCCCCTCCAGCTGGGCCTGAGGCATCTGAATCAACAACGGATGAAAATGAAGATGACATTCAGTTTGTTAGT GAAGGACCATTAAGACCTGTTCTTGAATACATTGATCTGGTCAGCAGTGATGATGAAGAGCCTAGCACCTCACATAGTCAT AGAATGCCTGAATCTAAGGTGCCATCCTCTGAGAATCATCGTCCAGAAATGTGCTCTAGCTGCAGTGTTCCTCTTCCCATTGGAGACAGCAGCTCCTCCTCTGGGAGTTGCTCCAGCAGTCCACAAAGGATAGTTTCTCAACCTTCCTCTGTTGAGAACCCATTGGAGAACcagaaaaatgatcaaaataattCAGATATTAAGATCTCTGAGACAGAGACACTTAACTCATCACAAAATTATCAGACACTGCCTTCATCTCCACTACTGGTCCTCCATGAATCTTTGACCTCTTATGAGGTCAAGGAAGATTTACCTATAGAATCTTCTTCAGCTTCACAGAATGGACAGGATGCCATCCTCTATCTCCAGACACAAGTGGCTGAGATGTCCCGAGTGATACGTGATCTGCAGTCCAGGAGCTGTTTTAGATTTCATCATTCTAGGCCAAGTGAGAACTCTTCAGTTCCTTGGGACATCTCTACCTCTAAGGAAGAAAATTTATCCACAGTTGAAGAAGAAACAGATTGCAAATCTCCTTCAGCTGATGACAAAGGGCAGCCAGCTGATCCCAGCCAATCTAGTTTCACAGGTCTTTTGAAGAGAATGGAACAAAGAGGTGTTATAAAGAGAGTGACATTACAATCTGAAGCAGAATCATGTGAAGGGAAGCCTGATTGTGTAACCTCTAAAAAACGATTGGTTCCTCCATTGCATCCTCTTCTGAGAATTGCCACCACTGAGGTTTTTAAAGACCCTGCTGATTGCCATCCTTCTTCCTTCATGGGACATAGGGTATATCCTGTGGCAAAAGACACCTCTCCTTTTCAACCAAATCCACCAGCTGAGGGCCCCATTGTAGAAGCATTAGAACACAGTAAAAGAGGAAACACAACATCCCCTCTAGATTCTACCTCAAAAGAAATGGAGGTCATGGGTTGTAGGTTTTACCATGCTGCCTCCATTGCAGCCAGAGCTGCTAGCTACATGGCCTATATGACTCAATATCAGCGTAAACTCTGGGAAGACATGGAAGATCTGGTGCATGACCCAGAGTTTGATCGTGGAAAAGCAAGATGTATAATATCTGATGGTATGGATGCAGGCCTTTGGCAGCTTTGTACAACTAGGGACATAATGGACTCTGTAGTCAGAGTTATGGCCATGGCAATAGACTACAGAAGGCAGGCCTGGCTCCGACTTACATCTCTCACTAAGAAAACCCAGGAGAAGATTTCACACTTGCCCTTTGATGGTACATCTCTTTTTGGACAAGATGTGAAAGCTGTTATTGCAGAAGAAAACAGTATAAAAGAAAATGACTATAAAGATCACAATAAATACTATAACCAGCATCGATATTTTTATGGTCATGATCAGAAAGCACATTATCACAATAGGGGATACTCTAGAGGGGATTGGTACAAACCCCGAAACCACCCTTATAGATACAGAAAGAAGGGAGAGTCTCCAGAACGCCATGGGTACAAGAATTAG